A DNA window from Microcystis aeruginosa NIES-843 contains the following coding sequences:
- the glsA gene encoding glutaminase A, with product MASPKDFISPVNSGQKLVYPFRNYLNYLHDKYSDLQTGKIADYIPELALAAPQWFGISVITTDGQIFEVGDCQQTFTVQSISKAFVFGLALEDHGREYVNSKVGVEPTGEAFNSIILDEKTNRPYNPMVNAGAIATTDLITGQNATERLKRILEMFKRYTGRDHEINVPVFLSEKSTGNRNRAMAYLMLNFGMVSDKIEETLDLYCQQCAILVHAHDLALMAATLANGGVNPITGIRAIDEHYVQDVISVMLTCGMYDASGEWAYRVGLPAKSGVGGGITAVVPHQLGIGTFSPLLDEKGNSIRGVKICQNISEDFGLHLFNVAKPERDLKTWLEGNS from the coding sequence ATGGCTTCCCCAAAAGATTTTATTAGTCCGGTCAATTCTGGTCAAAAGTTGGTCTATCCTTTTCGCAACTATCTTAACTATCTTCACGACAAATACTCTGATTTACAGACGGGTAAGATCGCCGATTATATTCCTGAATTAGCCCTAGCAGCTCCACAATGGTTTGGTATTTCGGTAATTACCACTGACGGTCAGATTTTTGAGGTGGGAGACTGTCAGCAAACCTTTACAGTACAATCGATTTCTAAAGCTTTTGTCTTTGGATTAGCTCTAGAAGATCACGGAAGGGAATACGTTAATAGTAAAGTCGGTGTTGAACCCACGGGGGAAGCTTTTAACTCGATTATTCTCGATGAAAAAACCAATCGTCCCTATAATCCTATGGTTAATGCTGGTGCGATCGCTACCACGGATTTAATCACCGGACAGAATGCCACAGAAAGGCTAAAACGTATTTTAGAAATGTTTAAACGCTATACGGGTAGGGATCACGAGATTAATGTCCCCGTTTTTCTCTCGGAAAAATCCACCGGCAATCGTAATCGGGCCATGGCCTATCTGATGCTAAATTTTGGCATGGTCAGCGATAAAATTGAAGAAACCCTCGACCTTTACTGTCAACAATGCGCCATCCTCGTCCATGCTCACGATTTAGCCCTGATGGCCGCTACCTTGGCTAATGGAGGTGTCAACCCCATCACAGGAATACGGGCGATCGATGAACACTACGTTCAAGATGTGATCAGTGTTATGCTTACCTGTGGAATGTATGACGCTTCGGGAGAATGGGCCTATCGGGTAGGATTACCGGCAAAAAGCGGTGTCGGGGGCGGAATTACGGCAGTAGTTCCCCATCAGTTAGGAATTGGAACTTTTTCGCCCCTTTTAGATGAAAAAGGCAACAGCATCAGAGGAGTGAAAATTTGTCAAAATATTTCAGAGGATTTTGGTTTACATTTATTCAATGTGGCCAAACCAGAACGAGATTTAAAAACATGGCTTGAAGGCAATAGTTGA
- a CDS encoding shikimate dehydrogenase, whose protein sequence is MTIINGKTKLLGVIGDPIGHTLSPPMHNAAIDALGLNYVYLPLPIAPENLETAIAGLSAIDLEGFSVTIPHKLAIIPLLSQITEKARLVGAVNTVWRTETGWQGTNTDVDGFLAPLKSLDKDWSQVNPVILGNGGAARAVVVACAQLGCGEIHVVGRNQKKLDPFKESWANTSLYDLLEVHSWDELEGLVSTTELLINSTPIGMSPQGEQSPVELELLDLLPPSAIAYDLIYNPRPTKFLRLARTRGIRIIDGLEMLVNQGAIALEIWLGQPVPVSVMREALLKQF, encoded by the coding sequence ATGACCATTATTAACGGAAAAACCAAGTTATTAGGCGTAATCGGCGATCCTATCGGCCATACTCTTTCTCCCCCCATGCACAATGCCGCTATCGATGCCTTGGGGCTAAATTATGTCTATCTTCCCCTACCTATCGCCCCGGAAAATTTAGAAACTGCGATCGCTGGCTTGTCCGCCATTGATCTAGAGGGTTTTAGCGTCACAATTCCCCATAAATTAGCAATTATTCCCTTATTATCGCAAATTACGGAGAAAGCAAGGCTAGTGGGCGCAGTTAACACCGTCTGGCGCACGGAAACCGGCTGGCAGGGAACGAATACCGATGTGGATGGCTTTCTCGCACCCTTGAAATCCCTTGACAAAGATTGGAGTCAGGTGAATCCAGTTATTTTAGGCAATGGCGGCGCTGCCCGGGCGGTGGTGGTGGCTTGCGCCCAGTTGGGCTGTGGCGAAATTCATGTGGTAGGACGCAATCAAAAGAAATTAGATCCTTTTAAAGAAAGTTGGGCGAATACAAGCCTCTATGACCTCCTAGAAGTGCATAGCTGGGACGAATTAGAGGGGCTGGTATCCACCACAGAACTCCTGATTAATTCTACCCCGATCGGAATGTCCCCCCAGGGCGAACAATCCCCTGTTGAGTTAGAATTATTAGACCTTTTACCGCCATCGGCGATCGCCTACGATCTAATTTATAATCCCCGGCCGACCAAATTTCTGCGGTTGGCCCGGACTAGAGGGATAAGAATTATTGATGGGTTAGAAATGTTAGTTAATCAGGGAGCGATCGCACTAGAAATCTGGTTAGGTCAACCCGTCCCCGTCTCGGTCATGCGGGAAGCTTTGTTAAAACAATTCTAA
- a CDS encoding AI-2E family transporter, translating into MTPSSSFWKTLNNSILVRYLLLFGCGWSLIILINYFYGMIAIFTGSAVLAALLNYPVVWLSRYLPRGLAIAITTLVAFILLFRLVTGIGLEAVNQGRGLLFNLTDALSQKDFLPFQDFLDRLDLNKMVGSLQTGLATGLSLVQGVFSSVFTGIFGAVISVYMLIDGDKLWRSFLQLLPIAYRERFAKSFRQSFLGFIRGQLLLMLFLSVTSFLSFSLLGIKYGLILASILGVIDAIPGVGATLGILLVTILTFTSQGLAIAVKAFIVCVVLVQIQDNILRPKVMGNALELNPVILFLSLFIGERVAGLLGIFLSIPIAGMIAIWIGSSEEKPITALEENQLGESQEN; encoded by the coding sequence ATGACCCCTTCTAGCTCCTTTTGGAAAACTCTGAATAACTCGATTCTAGTGCGCTATCTATTATTATTTGGCTGTGGCTGGAGTCTAATTATCTTAATTAACTATTTCTACGGGATGATCGCTATTTTTACTGGTTCGGCAGTCCTGGCCGCTCTATTAAATTATCCCGTGGTTTGGTTATCCCGTTATCTACCGAGAGGACTAGCCATTGCTATTACCACCCTAGTAGCTTTTATCCTCCTATTTAGATTAGTCACAGGCATAGGATTAGAAGCGGTTAATCAGGGGAGAGGACTACTATTTAATCTTACCGATGCCCTTAGTCAAAAAGATTTTTTACCCTTTCAAGACTTTCTCGATCGATTAGATTTAAATAAAATGGTGGGAAGCTTACAAACCGGTTTAGCCACGGGTTTATCGCTCGTACAGGGAGTTTTTTCCAGTGTCTTTACGGGCATTTTCGGGGCGGTGATCAGTGTTTATATGCTCATCGACGGTGATAAACTCTGGCGAAGTTTTTTGCAACTTCTCCCCATAGCATACCGGGAGCGTTTTGCCAAGTCTTTTCGACAAAGTTTTCTGGGATTTATTCGCGGGCAACTGTTGTTAATGCTCTTTTTATCCGTGACGAGTTTCTTAAGTTTTTCCCTATTAGGAATCAAATATGGGCTAATTTTAGCGAGCATTCTCGGTGTTATCGATGCTATCCCGGGTGTCGGGGCAACCCTGGGCATTTTGTTGGTAACTATCTTGACTTTTACCTCCCAGGGACTAGCAATTGCCGTTAAAGCTTTTATTGTCTGTGTTGTCTTGGTGCAAATTCAAGATAATATTCTTCGCCCTAAAGTTATGGGCAATGCCCTAGAATTAAACCCAGTAATTTTATTTTTATCTCTCTTTATCGGCGAAAGAGTTGCGGGATTATTAGGAATTTTTCTCTCCATTCCTATCGCCGGAATGATTGCGATCTGGATCGGATCGAGCGAAGAAAAACCAATAACAGCTTTAGAGGAAAATCAGTTAGGAGAAAGTCAAGAGAATTAA
- a CDS encoding DMT family transporter, which translates to MENLDLKKSSPLLFISPFFLWGTAMVAMKGVIPHTTPLFMAAIRLVPAGMLVLIVAWFLGRPQPKTLQAWLWIALFALMDATLFQGFLALGLNRTGAGLGSVIIDSQPLAVALMSSWLFKEVIGVWGWLGLGLGIGGISLIGLPDQWFYDFFGQKAVNIDFSWQELLNSGEMLMLLASLSMAVGTVLIRFVCRHADPVSATGWHMILGGLPLFLASGFRESHQWQNIDLNGWLALSYATIFGSAIAYGIFFYLAAKGNLTSLSSLTFLTPVFALTFGNLFLGEMLSVLQWVGVSLTLVSIYLINQRERIAPQVRAIFANLSSASVK; encoded by the coding sequence ATGGAAAACCTAGATTTAAAGAAATCCTCGCCCCTCTTATTTATCTCACCGTTTTTTCTCTGGGGAACAGCGATGGTAGCGATGAAGGGTGTTATCCCCCATACTACCCCCCTATTTATGGCGGCAATTCGCCTTGTTCCCGCCGGAATGTTAGTTTTAATAGTAGCTTGGTTTTTAGGTCGTCCTCAGCCCAAAACCCTGCAAGCGTGGCTATGGATTGCCCTTTTTGCTCTGATGGATGCCACTCTTTTTCAAGGTTTTCTGGCATTGGGATTAAATCGCACCGGGGCAGGGTTAGGATCGGTAATTATTGACTCTCAACCTCTAGCGGTGGCTTTAATGTCGAGTTGGCTATTTAAAGAAGTTATCGGTGTCTGGGGGTGGTTGGGATTGGGTTTAGGAATTGGGGGAATTAGTTTAATTGGCTTGCCCGATCAATGGTTTTATGACTTTTTTGGACAAAAAGCGGTAAATATTGACTTTAGCTGGCAAGAATTACTAAATAGCGGCGAAATGCTGATGCTTTTGGCTTCCCTATCCATGGCGGTGGGAACAGTCTTAATCCGGTTTGTCTGTCGTCATGCGGATCCCGTCAGCGCCACAGGATGGCACATGATTTTAGGGGGATTGCCGCTATTTTTAGCTTCAGGTTTCAGAGAATCCCATCAATGGCAGAATATCGATTTGAATGGTTGGTTAGCTTTAAGTTATGCCACGATTTTTGGTAGTGCGATCGCCTATGGAATATTCTTTTATTTAGCCGCCAAGGGCAATTTAACCAGTTTAAGTTCTTTAACTTTTTTAACTCCGGTTTTTGCCCTCACTTTCGGGAATTTATTCCTCGGTGAGATGTTAAGTGTATTGCAATGGGTGGGGGTATCTTTAACCCTCGTTAGTATTTATTTAATCAATCAAAGGGAAAGAATCGCCCCACAAGTGCGAGCAATTTTTGCTAATCTTTCCTCT